The Corynebacterium halotolerans YIM 70093 = DSM 44683 region ACCGTCGCGAGCATCCGCGGATCGTCCGGGGTGATGAACTTGGTGTGGGGCAGCGCCAGCAGGGAGGCGTCCACCTCATAGCCGCCGTAGGTCTGGGTGAAGGTCTGCAGTTCCTCGTTCCAGCCGCGCTCGTGGATCTCGTCGTACAGCCGCTCGCGGTACTCCCGCCACACCTCCACGTCCCCCTCGTAGCCGTGCAGCTCCACCGCGCGGATGCCCTCGTTGAACGCCGCCCACATCATGGCCCGCCCGTGGGTGAAGTAGTGGGTGTCGCCGCGCATCTCCCAGATGCCGTGGTCCTTGCGGTCGTAGTTCTCGATCGTGTACTCCAGCAGCGCCGTCTGCAGGCCCCAGGAGTAGGGGGTGTCGTGGTAGCCGGCGTCGCGCAGCGCCGCCAGCGCGAGCATGACCTCGCCGGTGACGTCCGCCTGGTACTGTGCGGCCGCGCCGTTGCCGATGCGCACCGGCTGGGAGTTCTCGTAGCCGCGCAGGTGGGGAAGTTCCTGCTCGGGCAGCTCGCGCTCGCCGCCGAGCCCGTACATGATCTGCAGGTTCATCGGGTCCCCGGCCACGGCGCGGATGAGCCAGTCCCGCCAGGCGTGCGCACCCTTGACCAGCCCGTGGTTGACGAGCACCTCGACGGTCAGCGCCGCGTCGCGCAGCCACGTGTAGCGGTAGTCCCAGTTGCGGGAGCCCCCGAAATCCTCCGGCAGGGAGGCCGTGGGGGCCGCGGCGATGCCACCGGTCTCGACGTGGGTCAGCGCACGCAGGACGAGCAGGGAGCGGGCGACCTGGGGACGGTACAGCGGGTCCAGGTCGAGCTGCGCGAGCCAGTTGGTCCAGAATTCCTCCGTGTCCGCCAGCGCCACATCCACGTCGTCGGGCCTGGGCCACTTGCGCCAGGGGCGGAACCAGGTCATCTCCCAGTCCCGGTGTTCTCCGGCGTCGATGCGGAAGGTGCCGGTCAGCCGCGGGGCGATGCCGCCGGAGGCCGCGGGGAGATCGGTGCCGGGCAGCTCGTCGTCCTGGGTCGGGGTGGTGGTGTCCTGCAGCAGCGGCCCCGAGATCAGCAGCCCCTCGGGACCGGCGGTGCACAGCAGCCCGGTCTCGTCCCCGGAACCGGGCACCGTGACGGGGCGGAACCAGGGCAGGACGCGCGCGTAGGAGAAGCGCACCCGCAGATCGTGCTCGACCTCCACGAAGCCCTCAAGGCATTCCACCCGCCGGATGATGTCGGCGCGGCGGTTCGACGGCGGGAGAAAGTCGAGGACCTTCGCGGTGCCGGTGGCCGAGCGCCAGATGGTCTCGAGGATGAAGGTGTCGCCCCGGTAGCTGCGCTCGACGACCGCGCCGCCCACGACGGACAACCGCCAGCGGCCGTTGTCCGGGTCCCCGAGCAGGGCCGCGAACACCGCCGGAGAGTCGAAACGGGGCAGGCACAACCAGTCGATCGAGCCGGTGCGGGAGACCAGTGGGCCGGTGCGCAGATCCGAGAGCAGCGCGTAGTCCTCCAGTGGAGTGGAGCGACGGGGCGGGGTCTTGATCGTCGGAGTCGCGTCAGCCATGCCTCCTTTTCTACCCGTTCCCGGGGACCCCCGTCGGGCGGGGAAACAGGCTGAGAATACACACCCCCGGCACAGAATTGTCCACAGATCCTGTGGATAACTTCCGTCTTCCACCGTCAACGGACCGGCAGAGGCAGCCCGCCCTGTGGACAACTTGTGGACAACCGGGGGACACAATGGCGAGGGAAAAGGATAACCGCAGTTCAGGACCATTGTTCAGCTTGTGAATAACCGCGCCCGAGCAGTGAATAACGGAGCCACCAGCTGGTTTGACAGCCCTCCGAAAAGCCGCTAATCGATGACCCACCCCAAAACTCCAGGTGAATTTGGTGGCCCTCAGGTTAACCGTGCAAAGTTTATCCACAAGTTATCCACAACTGTCCACAGGTCCCGGGCCCACGGGAGAGCCACCCCTGTGGGAAGAAAGACCGACGGCCCCGGCGGGAGTCCCGGCTCACATGAACCTGGACTTCCCGGCGGGGCCGCCGGCCTGCTGTTGTCGTTGGGCTAGCTGAACTAGCCGCCGTCTGACGCGTGAATTACGCGGCGACGACCTCGAAGTTGATCTTTGCTGCGATGTCGGGGTGCAGCTGGACCTTGACCTGGTACTTGCCGGTCTTCTTGACGAGACCCTTCGGCACCTCGATGGTGCGCTTGTCCAGGTTCGGGCCGCCGGCCTGCTTGACCGCAGCGGCGATATCGTCGGCCTTCACGGAGCCGAAGAGCTTGCCCTTGTCGGAGGTGCGCACGGCGACGGTGACACCGGTCAGCTCCTCCAGCTGCTCACGGACCTCACGGGCGTGGTCGAGGTCGCGGATCGCGCGGGCCTCCTGGGCACGCCGGATGCCCTCAATCTGCTTCTCCGCACCGCGGGTGGCCACGATGGCCAGACCGCGGGGAAGCAGGTAGTTACGTCCGTAGCCGTCCTTGACCTCGACGATGTCACCAGGGACGCCGAGCTTGTCAACGGCTGCGGTGAGGATCAGCTTCATGATCCCTGCCTTTCGTTGTGTGTCCCGCCCCGGAGCCGGCACCGGCGCGGAGCCGGGCGGTCAGGGGCGGGGAAGTTTTACAAAGAAGTTGTTGGTGGGTCTGCTCGATCAGAACGGAGGCTCATCGTCGGCCGCGCCGCCGAAACCTCCGGCGGGCGGGGCGGAGTTCCACGGGTCATTGTCCGGGGCCTGGGAGGGCCGCTGCTGGTTGGTGTTGCCACCACCGAAGCCGCCCTGGTTGCCGGCGTTGCCGCCGAAGCCACCCTGGTTGCCGGTGTTCCCACCACCGAAACCACCCTGGTTGCCACCGAAGCCACCCTGTTGGCCGGCGTTGCCGCCGAATCCACCCTGCTGGCCGGGGTTACCGCCGCCGAAACCGCCACCCTGGTTTCCGCCGCCGCCGAAGTTGCCGCCCCCCTCACGCGGGTTGCGGTTGACCTGGGCACTGGCGAAGCGCAGGGACGGGCCGACCTCGTCGACCTCGATCTCGTAGACGGTGCGGTTCTCGCCGTCCTTGTTCTGGTAGGAACGCTGACGGAGATTGCCGTTGACGATGACACGCATGCCCTTGGAGAGCGTCTCAGCGACGTTCTCCGCGGCCTGGCGCCACACGTTGCAGGTCAGGAACAGCGCCTCGCCATCCTCGTACTGGTTCGTCTGCTTGTTGAACCGGCGCGGGGTGGAGGCGACCCGGAAATTTGCCACCGCCGCACCCGAGGGGGTGAAGCGGAGCTCGGGGTCGTTGACGACGTTACCGACGACCGTGATGGGGGTATCTCCGATTGCCATGTGCGTGTCCAGCCTTCCTGATCTGCGGTGGAGTGTGCCGTTTCTGAATTAGCCTGTCTGAACCGACGGGCCTGCACCCTGAAGGTACGGGCTCTCGCTCGCCCTCCAGTATCCGCTCTTAGGCGTCGGTGCGCAGCACCTTGGTGCGCATAACGGTGTCGTTCAGGTTCAGCACGCGGTCGAGCTCCTGCACGGTCGCGGACTCACACTCGAGCTCGACGACGGCGTAGATGCCCTCTTCCTTCTTGTTGATCGGGTAGGCAAGACGACGCTTGCCCCACACGTCAACCTTCACAACCTTGCCGTTGTCCTTGCGGACGATCTCGAGGAACTTGTCCAGGGACGGGGCTGCAGTGCGCTCATCCTGGCTAGGATCCAGGATGATCATGATTTCGTAGTGACGCACGGACCTCATCACCTCCTGTGGTCTAGTAGTTTGTTCGGCCGCATCCCTTGTGGATGCAGCAGGAGGGTCGTTGCGTCAAGCAACCCCTCAAAAGTACCCCACCTGCGGGAAAAGGGGAAATTTCCGTGCGGTAGGAACTTTTGAGGGGTTGAGCATCCGGGTGGATCAGCGGTCAACCTCGTTGACCACCCCGTTCGGGTAGATGTCGACGTCGGTCCCGTCGAGCCCGATCTCCCAGTAGCCCTCATCCTCCCAGCCGACCTCGCCGTTGTCGGAGCAGCCCTCGGCGACGACGTGGACGACCTCGTCCTTGCCCACGTTTTCTTCGGTGAGCGCACGTTCGGCGTTCTCGGTGTACCCGCTGACCTCGCAGGGCGGCCCCTCGGCGGGACGGGAACCGGGCTGCGGGGCCGGCTCCGCAGCCTGCCCCTGATTCTCGGCCTGCGTCTGGGTCTGGGTCGTCGGCTCCCCGACCGGGGCGGAGACATCGGCCCGGTCGCGGTCACCGTCACCGTCCGGGTTGATGCTGGTGTCGCCCTCAACCGCGGGGGAGGTCACCGTCGCCGCATCGTCGGGGGCCTGCGGGGCCTGGCTGCCACCATTGTCGGAGCAGGCGGTCAGCGTCAGCGCGGCGGCACCCGCCAGGGCCAGGGTGGCGTGTCGGAATACTGCGCGGATCTTCATCTTTTCCCTCCGTCCACCGTCTTGCACGGTGCCTCAGTGTCTCAGCGTCACCATCCACGGTAGGGATTTTTCCGGCCAAAAGTAGGTTTCCGGATCCTGCCGGCAGCAATCCTCATCCGCCCCTCCCGCTCAGCCAGCGGTGGTGCCCAGGACCACCGCCAGGATCACCGGGATGACCGTCACCAGGACCAGGGCGGTGGCCAGCAGCCCGCCCACGAGCACGGCGGATTTCCCGTACATGAATCCCACGAAGGCCCCCGCGATGCACAGGAAGCCGAGGAAGACGCAGACGATGGCTACGAAAGTGGCAGTCATGTCACCCATCATCGCCCACGGGGGTGGCAGGGGAGCCCTCCCTCCGCTCACCGCCGCCCGCGTCCCGGCGCGGGCGCAGCGTGAAGGCGTCCTCCTCGCCGAAGGGGCCGGCCAGGGGGTCGCGGCCGTCGTGGGCGGCGCGGACCTTGTCGGGGGAGCGGCCCATCATCTGGCGGACCACCAGCACGATCATCGCGACGATGAGTCCGTCGCGGGTGAGGATCACGACGTCGAGAAGCTGTCCCGGGATGCCGTTGTTCTCCGCGCCGAGCATGTGCCACATGACCATCGGCCAGACCAGCATGTCGACGGCCATCCAGGTCAGCAGCAGTCGCCAGCGGGGCAGGGCCAGAACTGCGGGGACGACGAGCCACAGGGAGTACTGGGGCGACCACACCTTGTTGAGCAGCAGGAAGCAGGCGACGATCAGGAACACCAGTTCCGCGACACGGGGACGGCGCTCCACCCACAGCCCGAACGCGGCGATCGCCAGGCAGGCGGCGGCGAAGAGGAGGAAGGTGACGGCATTGAGGATGACGGGGTCTCCGGGGCCGGAGTCGAAGCCGGACCAGCCGGTCTCACGTGAGATCACGGCCCAGATGGTCGTCCACTCCCAGCCGCGCTCGCTGTTCAGCCGCAGGAATTCGTTCCACGCCGCGGGATAGGCGAGCATCACCGGCAGGTTGACCGCCAGCCAGGTGACGACGGCGGTGCCGAGCATGCCGAGGAAGGGTCGGAGCTTTCCGCCACGCACCGCGAGCACCAGGTAGGCGCCGAGGATGTAGAGCGGCCAGAGCTTGAACGCGGTGCCCGCGCCGATGAGCACGCCCGCCCACAACGGGTGTCCGCGCTTGACCGCGAGCATGGCCGCGGCGACGGCCGCGATGGAGGGGATGTCCCAGTTGGTGAACGCGTGGACGATCACCAGCGGGGAGGCGGCCACCAGGATGGTGTCCCAGATGCGGTTGCCCGCCAACTCGGCGACGATCCGGATGGTCAGCACCCACAGCGCGGACAGGGCCAGGGCGGTGAGCGCGAAGTACCAGCCGGCCTGGGGCAGCGTGTTGCCCGGCAGGGCGTCGACAAGCGGCCACGTCAGCCGGGTGAGCCAGCCCATCGCGCCCTGGAACAGGCCGGTGAGCACCGGGTACTCCAGGTAGCGGGTCAGGTCGCCCTCCTGCCAGGACCAGGCGTAGGGGAAACCGCCCACGTCGAGGCCGCGGCCGGCGAACAGCGGCACGAGGTCGTTGTAGCAGGCGGAGACGTACTGGCGGTTGCCCGACCAGTCGATGCCGAGTGTGCCGTCCTCACCACGGGCGCCCTGGATGCAGTTGGCCTTCGACAGGAAACCGAAGGACAGGAAGACCAGGGCGGTGAAGATCAGGGTGCGCAACGGAGTCCACCAGCGCGAGCGGCCCACCTCCGCGAACCGGCCCACGGGCCCGCCGAGGAAACCGATGAATCCGCGGGCGAGCGGTTCCGTCGTCGCGGGGGAGACCCGGCGCGCGGGGTGGGAGGGGCCCGAATCGGTACCGGTGCCGGTGGGGCGGCGGCCGTCCGACGGCCGGGGGTCCTTCTCGCGGATGGGGGCTTTCATACGCTCGCCGTGGCTCCTCGGGACGGGTGGGGGCTGTCTTGCGGGATGCGTCTTGACGGCCTCCCGCGCTTTCCCTGTAGACCGTAGGCCATGCCCTCGATCCAGCGCACCACGGCGGGGCGGCGGCACAGCGGTGGGGGCCGGCTGGGACGGCTGCGGCCCCGCTCCCGTGTCACGGGGGCGGGGCCGAACAGTGTGGAACCGGTCAGTGCGGGCCGGTGGGGTGCTACTCGGGGAGCAGGCCCTCGGGGAGGACCAGCTCCGGTAGCTCGATGCCCTCATCCGGGGAGGGGATCGGGAGCTCGAACGGGGCGGGATTCGGGGCCGGCTCCGGAGCCGGCTCCGGGGCGGGCGCCTCCGGTTCCCCGGTCGGTGCGGGGCTCTCGCCGCCGGTGCCGTCCTCGACGGGCGCCTCCGGCTGCGTGGCGGGAGCGGCCGGGGGAGCGGGGGCGTAGGTCGTCGCCGGCGGGATGTAGGCGCTGCCCGCGTTACCGGTGCCCCAGGTGACCGGGGCCGGGTCGTCGAAGTACTCGACCTCCCTGCCCTCCAGGGCACCGTCGAGCGTGTCCTTCCAGATGTCGGTGGGCGTGTTGGAGCCGTAGAGGTTGCCGCCCCACTCGTTGAAGATGGGGCCGCTGTCGGCGTCGCCGACCCACACGGCCGTCGACAGCTGCGGGGTCGCGCCGATCATCCAGGCGTCCCGGTTGTTGCCGGTGTCGCCGAGCTGGGTGGTGCCGGTCTTGGCGGCGGAGGGGCGCCCGCCCGCCAGGGCGTTGCCGTTGGAGTAGGCCGCGATCGGCTGCATGGCGTACATGACGTTGTCGGCGACGGTGTCGGACACGCGGCGCTCGCCCTCGCCCTGCTCGTGCTCGTAGAGCACCTCGCCGCTGCCCGTCTCGACGCGTTCGACGAAGTGGGTCTCGTGCCAGACACCGCCGTTGGCCAGGGTCGCCAGGGCGACGGCCATGTCCAGCGGACGGGACTGGTACTGGCCGAGAATGATGCCCTCGTAGGGTTGCTCACCGTTCTCGGTCAGGGTCTCCGGGACGCCCGGCAGGGAGCGGGCCATACCCAGGGCGTGCGCCATGTCGGCGGTGTCCTGGGTGCCGTTCTCCAGGTCGTTCTGCAGACGGATGAAGCTGGTGTTGTGCGAGTACTTCAGGGCCTCCTGGATGGAGCAGTAGCCGCACTGGTAGCCGGCGACGTTGTTGATCGTGATGCCGCCCGGCAGGGTCACCGGCGCGGAGCTGTACATCGTCGACAGCGGGATGCCCTGCTGGAGGGCGGCCGCCAGTCCGAAGATCTTGAAGGTGGAGCCGGTCTGCAGGGGGGCGTTGCCGTAGTCCCAGCCGGTGGCGTCCTCGCCGCCGTAGTAGGCGCGGACGGCACCGGTGCCGGGCTCGACGGAGACGGCGGCGGCCCGGTAGTTCGGGTCGAGGGAGGCCATGTTCTCCTGCACGGCGTCGACGGTCGCCTCCTGCGCCCGTGTGTCGATGGTCGTGGTGATGCGCAGACCCCGGGTGGTCACGGCCTCCTCGCTGATGCCGATCTCCTCCAGCTCCGCCATGACGTGGTTCTTGATCATGCCGTTGGTGCCGGTGGCCTCGGTGTAGGCGCTGTAGTCGGCCGGATCGCGGGTCTCCGGGTAAACCATCGCGGCCCGCTGCTCGGGGGTGAGCTCGCCCATCTCGACCATGCCGTCGAGGACGTAGTTCCAGCGGGCCTCCGCGCCCTCCGGGTTGGTCCAGGGGTCCAGCTCGCTGGGTCGCTGGATGGAGGCGGCCAGCACCGCGCCCTCCTCGACGGTCAGCTCAGAGGCCGACTTGCCGAAGTAGGCGTGGGCGGCGGCCTCGATGCCGTAGGCGTTGCGGCCGAAGTAGACGGTGTTGAGGTAGGCGGACAGGACGTCCTCCTTGGGCCACTGATTGGCCATCTTCACCGCGTAGACGAGCTCACGCGCCTTGCGGATGTAGGAGTGTTCGTTGCCCACCAGGGCGTTCTTGACGTACTGCTGGGTGATGGTGGAGCCGCCGCCGGCGGAGTCGTCGCCGGTGAGCTGGCCGAGGATGGCCCGGCCGTAACCGGTGACGGAGAAGCCCTGGTTGGTCCAGAACTCCCGGTCCTCGGCGGCCAGCACCGCGTTCTGCACGTGCGCCGGCACCTCCTCGAGCGGCACCTGCCGTCGGTTGCCCTCGGGTGGCACGACCCGCGCCAGCTCGGTCTCGGCGTCGGAGGCGTAGATGGAGGAGACCTGTGCGGCGGTCAGTTCCTCCGGCTCCGGCACGTCGACGGTGATGTAGGCGAAGAGAAAGGCGCCCAGGGGAATCAGCACCGCCAGCACGACGGCACCGATGATGGAGCGCTTGAGAATGGGGCGCCCCGTTTTCTGCTTTGTTGAGCCGGAGCGTGACCGCCCGGATTTTGCGCCGTTGGCGCCGTTGCCACCTTTGGCACCTCCGGTGCCGGTGGCGTTCTTTTTTTCAGACACCTCTAGTCCCCACTGTTATCACTGACGGCACTGTTACCACAGTGCACACTACTTCCTGACCGCCCCGGAAGGAACCGCAATTGACGCGGTTCACCCCGCGGTGGCGGTGACCGCCTTGAGCAGGTGGTTCCACCTGCACACCGGGCACACCTCCACGGTGTGGACGGTCACTTCCCGGCCGGTCCCGGCGATCTGCTCGATCTCCTCGGTGCTGCGCGCCGTGCCGGACATCCGGCCGAGCTGCTCACCGTGGATCCACTGCACCACCCGCAGTTCCTCCGAGTCACAGATCGGGCAGGGGGCGCCCGCCGGCACCCCGTGGAAACGGGCGGCGGTCACGAGCAGGAAGTCGGCGTCGCAGATCTCGTCCCGCTTCACCGAGCCGCGGTGCCAGCGGGCGAGCAGCATCCGGCGCTCCCACTGGTGCGAGATTTCATTGCGATAGACGACCACGTGGACATTCTATCCCCGCCCGCAAAACGGCTGCCCGGATTGCTTCTGAATCGATCAACGCGGGCTTTCTTGATCGATCCGGTGGGCAATCCCGGTCTCCTGCCGACGCCCCCGGCTTACGGTGGGAGGCTGGTGCGTCGGGCCTGCGCCGGACAACCGGCCGCACGGCGCCGTCGTCACAGTCACCGTCCGCTCAAGCGGCGGCGGTGACGCGGAAACAACATCGACTCCGAGGAGTGAAGCGATACATGGGCAAGGTCAGAGTGGCGATCGCCGGCGTGGGCAACTGCGCCGCGTCGCTGGTGCAGGGCGTGGAGTTCTACCGGGACACCCCCGTCGAGGAGAAGGTGCCGGGCCTGATGCACGTGGCCTTCGGTGAGTACCACGTCAGCGACGTCGAGTTCGTCGCCGCCTTCGACGTCGACGCCGAGAAGGTCGGCAGGGATCTCGCCGAGGCGCTCGACGCCTCCGAGAACTGCACCATCAAGATCGCCGACGTCCCGACCACCGGCGTGACCGTCCAGCGCGGACCGACCCTCGACGGCCTGGGCCGGCACTACCGGGAGACCGTCACCGAGTCGACGGCCGAGCCCGTCGACGTCGCGCAGGCGCTCCGCGACGCCGAGGTCGACGTCCTGGTCTCCTACCTGCCGGTCGGCTCAGAGCAGGCCGACAAGTTCTACGCCCGGGCCGCCCTCGACGCGGGGGTCGCCTTCGTCAACGCCCTGCCCGTGTTCATCGCCTCCGACCCGGAGTGGGCGCAGAAGTTCGTGGACGCCGGCCTCCCGATCGTCGGCGACGACATCAAGTCCCAGGTCGGTGCCACCATCACCCACCGCGTGATGGCCAAGCTCTTCGAGGACCGCGGCGTGCGCCTGGAGCGGACCATGCAGCTCAACGTGGGCGGCAACATGGACTTCAAGAACATGCTCGACCGCGACCGCCTCGAGTCCAAGAAGATCTCCAAGACCCAGGCCGTGACCTCCAACCTCCACGAGAGTCCGCTGGCCGGCAAGGTCTCCGACCGTAACGTCCACATCGGCCCCTCCGACTATGTCGAGTGGCTGGACGACCGTAAGTGGGCCTACGTCCGCCTGGAGGGCAGGGCCTTCGGCGAGGTGCCGCTGAACCTGGAGTACAAGCTCGAGGTCTGGGACTCCCCGAACTCCGCCGGCATCATCATCGACGCCGTCCGGGCCGCCAAGATCGCCCTGGACCGCGGCGTCGCCGGGCCGGTCCTGCCGGCCTCGGCCTACCTGATGAAGTCCCCGCCGGTCCAGCTCGGCGACGATGAGGCCCGCGCGCAGCTCGAGGCCTTCATCATCGGCTCCGAGGACTGATTGGGGCACCCGGGGCACGGGATTCGGGATTATACGTTTCTCGGGGAAACATGCCTATGATGAGGCCATGACAACTCCGAGGCCCGAGGACATCGCCGCACGTATCCGTCCGGCACTCACCAAGCTCTACGTGATGTACTTCCGCATCGCGGAGCAGTCCGACCTGACCGGGCCGCAGCTGTCCATCCTGTCCCGTCTCAAGGAGCGTGGCCCCTCACGCATCAGCCAGATCGCCCGGGAGGAGGGCATCCGGATGCCCACCGCCTCGAACGCGCTGCACCAGCTGGAGCAGCGGGAGCTGGTCGAGCGGATCCGGGACGAGTCGGATCGTCGCGGTGTCCGCGTCACCCTCACCCCGCTGGGGGAGAGCGAGCTGCAGCGCGTCGGCGAGGAGCGCACGAAGTATCTCGCCGACATGATCGCCACCCTCGATGAGGAGCAGCTCTCCCGCGTCGACGAGCTCGCCGGCGTGATCAACGAGCTCGCCGACAAGTACGGTGCCGACCTGATTTCCTCCGACACCGAGTAAACGGGAATAATGGGAGGCGTTCACTCGGCCCTCATGTTCCTCAACCCCCGTTTACTGAATGTCACATAACGACGTCTCTTCCTCCCCTGACCCGGACGCCACCCCGATCCGGGTGCTCGTAGCCTGGCGCCCCGACTCCCGGGGCACCGAGGCGATCGAGTTCGCGGCGTGGCTGGCCCGCACCACCGATGTGCGTGTGCGTGCGGTGACGACTCTCCTGCGCCCGTGGCCCTCGACGTCGCTGAGCAAGCTCGGCGGCAAGTACCGCAAGTGGTACGAGAAGGAGGCCGCCGCCTGCGAGCAGAAGGTGCGTCGGGCGTTCACCAACGCGGGCATCGAGAAGGACTCCTGGGATGAGCGGGTCTCCGTCTTCGCCGACGGGACCTCCGAGTCGGTGCTGCTGACCGAGGCCGCCGACGAGTACGACGCCCACCTGGTCATCCTCGGCTCCGGGGCCACCGCCCCCAAGGGCCGCTTCCTCGCCGGCTCCACCGCGGACGCGCTGCTCCACTCCTCGCCGAAGCCACTGGGCCTGGCCCCGCGGGCGGTCAAGCTCTCCAAGCGCGGCATCACGCGCGTCAACTTCGCCTTCCTGGACAGCCGGGGCACCGAGCACGACTCCAGCCTCCACTTCGCCGCGCACCTGGCCGCCCGCTGGTCCGTCCCGCTGCGCATCCTCGCGTTCTCCCCGTCCGGTATCGCGGACCCGCTCCTGCATGACCGGCGGGATCTGAGCAGTGAGCTCACCGACGAGTGGCGCGAACACTCGCTGGCGATGCTCGACCGCGCCGGCGACGCCGTCAGTGACCGCTACCCGGAACTCACCGTCGAGACCGAGATCGGCACCGGCGTCGGGTGGGCCGGGGCGATCGACGCCCTGAAGTGGAAGAAGGGCGACCTCCTGTGCCTGGGCTCCACTCCGCTCGGGCCGATCGAGAGCGTGTTCATCGGTTCCACCGCCACCGATTTCCTCCGCCACGTGCGCGTCCCCGTGGTCATCCACCCCGCACCCCGCACCTGAGCCACGGGCTAGAGTGGGGTCCATGAGTGAGGACAAGTTCAGCGGGGATGACACGCCCGGATGGGACCGCAGATCCGGTCATCCCGAGAACGATCTGTCGAGGGACGAGGAGTACGGCATCCCTCCCCGGCCGGAGCCGAGGACGTTCGATGACCTCGCCGACTCCGTCGATCCCGTCGCCCAGGAGGAGCGCAACCGCCGGTCCGGCCGGCAGGCCGTCGCCTGGCTGGTCGGGGTTCCCGTCCTGACGTTCGTGCTGGCCGTCGTGCTGGGCGTCGTCTTCCGTCTCCTCGGCGGACCACTGTGTGAGGACGGTGACTCCACGTGGCTGTGCACCCGTTCCGCCCAGATCTGGTGGCCGATCATCACCAGCCTCGTGCCGGTGACCGGCCTCCTCGGCTGCGCCGTGATCATCGTCCGCAAGCTGCGCACCTACACCCGGTGGCGGATCTGGATGGGCGTGTTCTGGGCCCTCGTCCCCTTCACGATGCTGTGGATGACCTCCACGATCCCGATCGCCATGACCGGCGGCGACTTCTTCTGATCCGCCGCCCCGAGCAGACTTGAGGCCCGTCACCACGAACTGCGGTGACGGGCCTTCGCCGTGCGGGGCCGGGCACCGGCGAGCGGCTACGCTCCCGACCGCTGGCTACCGGGCCACCAGCTGTGCCGCCACCTCCACGCAGCCCGGCCGCCCGCAGTGGCTGGTCGCCGTCTCCGCCGCGCAGGCCTCGCAGACCAGCACCTGCTTACGGCAGGTGTCCTCGTTGACGCAGTTGATGAAGTTCTCGGTCGCCCCGCCGCAGTGGATGCATCGGCCGAGCCTTTGATGGTCCTCGCCGAACTCCATGTGCATGCGCTTGTCGAAGACGTACAGCGAGCCCTCCCACAGGCCGGAGTTGCCGTATTTCTCGCCGTAGCGGACGATGCCCCCGTCGAGCTGGTAGACCTCCTTGAACCCGCGGTTGATCATCAGCGATGACAGCACCTCGCACCGGATGCCGCCGGTGCAGTAGGTGACCACCGGCCTGTCCTTCAGCTCGTCGTACTTGCCGGACTCGATCTCCGCGATGAAGTCGTGGGTGGTGTCCACGTCGGGGACCACGGCGTTGCGGAAGCGGCCGATCTCGGCCTCGCGGGCGTTGCGTCCGTCGAAGAAGACGACGTCGTCGCCGCGGGCGTCGACAAGCTCGTTGACCTCCTCCGGGGCGAGGTGGACGCCGCCGCCGACGACGCCGTCCGCGTCGACCTCCAGCTCGTCCGCCGCGCCGAACGCGACGATCTCGTCGCGGGCCTTCACCGACAGTTTGGGGAAGTCGTCGGCGCCGCCTTCGGACCACTTGAACTCCATGTCATGGAAGCCGGGGTAGTCGCGGGTCTTGCGGATGTAGCGCTTGCAGGCGTCGATGTCACCGCCGACGGTGCCGTTGATGCCGTGGGGGGAGACGATGATGCGCCCCTTGAGTCCCAGGGACTCGCACAGGTCGCGCTGCCAGAGCATCACGGCCGTCGGGTCCGGGATCGGGGTGAAGCGGTAGTACAGAAGGATCTTGCTGATCGACACCCGGGGAAGTGTAGTGGGTGACTGAGCGGCCTCCGAACCTGGCCGTCCGTCAACCCCCGGGTGCTCTACCGCTTCCGGTACAGCGACTTGCGCCAGTACTCCGGCTCGGAGGTGACCAGCACGCCCAGGTTGCGGAAGATGTCCTCGT contains the following coding sequences:
- a CDS encoding DUF5318 family protein, with amino-acid sequence MVVYRNEISHQWERRMLLARWHRGSVKRDEICDADFLLVTAARFHGVPAGAPCPICDSEELRVVQWIHGEQLGRMSGTARSTEEIEQIAGTGREVTVHTVEVCPVCRWNHLLKAVTATAG
- a CDS encoding transglycosylase domain-containing protein, whose translation is MSEKKNATGTGGAKGGNGANGAKSGRSRSGSTKQKTGRPILKRSIIGAVVLAVLIPLGAFLFAYITVDVPEPEELTAAQVSSIYASDAETELARVVPPEGNRRQVPLEEVPAHVQNAVLAAEDREFWTNQGFSVTGYGRAILGQLTGDDSAGGGSTITQQYVKNALVGNEHSYIRKARELVYAVKMANQWPKEDVLSAYLNTVYFGRNAYGIEAAAHAYFGKSASELTVEEGAVLAASIQRPSELDPWTNPEGAEARWNYVLDGMVEMGELTPEQRAAMVYPETRDPADYSAYTEATGTNGMIKNHVMAELEEIGISEEAVTTRGLRITTTIDTRAQEATVDAVQENMASLDPNYRAAAVSVEPGTGAVRAYYGGEDATGWDYGNAPLQTGSTFKIFGLAAALQQGIPLSTMYSSAPVTLPGGITINNVAGYQCGYCSIQEALKYSHNTSFIRLQNDLENGTQDTADMAHALGMARSLPGVPETLTENGEQPYEGIILGQYQSRPLDMAVALATLANGGVWHETHFVERVETGSGEVLYEHEQGEGERRVSDTVADNVMYAMQPIAAYSNGNALAGGRPSAAKTGTTQLGDTGNNRDAWMIGATPQLSTAVWVGDADSGPIFNEWGGNLYGSNTPTDIWKDTLDGALEGREVEYFDDPAPVTWGTGNAGSAYIPPATTYAPAPPAAPATQPEAPVEDGTGGESPAPTGEPEAPAPEPAPEPAPNPAPFELPIPSPDEGIELPELVLPEGLLPE
- a CDS encoding MarR family winged helix-turn-helix transcriptional regulator, which produces MTTPRPEDIAARIRPALTKLYVMYFRIAEQSDLTGPQLSILSRLKERGPSRISQIAREEGIRMPTASNALHQLEQRELVERIRDESDRRGVRVTLTPLGESELQRVGEERTKYLADMIATLDEEQLSRVDELAGVINELADKYGADLISSDTE
- a CDS encoding inositol-3-phosphate synthase is translated as MGKVRVAIAGVGNCAASLVQGVEFYRDTPVEEKVPGLMHVAFGEYHVSDVEFVAAFDVDAEKVGRDLAEALDASENCTIKIADVPTTGVTVQRGPTLDGLGRHYRETVTESTAEPVDVAQALRDAEVDVLVSYLPVGSEQADKFYARAALDAGVAFVNALPVFIASDPEWAQKFVDAGLPIVGDDIKSQVGATITHRVMAKLFEDRGVRLERTMQLNVGGNMDFKNMLDRDRLESKKISKTQAVTSNLHESPLAGKVSDRNVHIGPSDYVEWLDDRKWAYVRLEGRAFGEVPLNLEYKLEVWDSPNSAGIIIDAVRAAKIALDRGVAGPVLPASAYLMKSPPVQLGDDEARAQLEAFIIGSED
- a CDS encoding universal stress protein: MSHNDVSSSPDPDATPIRVLVAWRPDSRGTEAIEFAAWLARTTDVRVRAVTTLLRPWPSTSLSKLGGKYRKWYEKEAAACEQKVRRAFTNAGIEKDSWDERVSVFADGTSESVLLTEAADEYDAHLVILGSGATAPKGRFLAGSTADALLHSSPKPLGLAPRAVKLSKRGITRVNFAFLDSRGTEHDSSLHFAAHLAARWSVPLRILAFSPSGIADPLLHDRRDLSSELTDEWREHSLAMLDRAGDAVSDRYPELTVETEIGTGVGWAGAIDALKWKKGDLLCLGSTPLGPIESVFIGSTATDFLRHVRVPVVIHPAPRT